The segment CAAATTTCATGGATTTCAAAAAATGGGGGCAAGAAAATGAGTGCAAAAGATAAATTCCTGCATTATTTGGGAGTGAAGAAGAAAGAGCCTAATTTAACCTACTTGAATGAATTAATCGCTGCCCATCAGAAAATAGTGAGATGGGAGACTTGGACGAAATTTCTGGATTTTGAGGAGAGGGAGGAAAAGGATCTTTATCTGCCGAGTATCGAGGAATACGTGGACAGAATCATTCAAACTGGAACAGGGGGTACTTGCTGGACCTTGGCAATTGGCTTTCATTATTTATTGAAAGAGCTTGGTTTTAAGGTGGATTATCTGTATATGACACCTGGCCATCTGTGCTTGCAGGTGGAACTGGATCAGCCATACTACGTGGATGTGGGGTATTGCGCCCCGTTTTTCCAAGCGTTCCCGCTTCATACCTCGTTTGTCGTGAGTACAGAGATGGAAATTTTCAGCTATCAGGTTAATGGAGATGAGGCATTGGTGGAGCGTAATCCGGGTCCGACAAAATCCTTGGGTTTGAAGCCTGTTTCATTTGAAGATGTAAAGGGCGCTTTGCTTGATTCCCATGATTGGGAGAAGGGATTCTCTTTTCATAGCTTGAGGATGTTTGGTTATATTGATGGTGTTCCGTACCAGTTGAGAGAGAATGCCATCCGGAGATTTAAGGATCAAGCATACGTGGAAGCAGAACTGACAGATGAGCAGATGCGCTATTGGATTGAGGAGAAATTCGGCGCTGATTACGGAGTGTATGAACGGGCGAAGGAGATTTATCGGTTGAGGAAGGGCGAGGGGTGCTAGGGGGGCTATTCTATTGGCCTGAAGGCACCCAAAACGAGTGGGTAGTGTCTGATAGGAGCTGTCTATTGGGTTGAAGCCCTCCAAGCGAACGAGCAATCGTCCAATAGAAGGCATTTAAAACAAAGAACCTTTGATTGCAACGACAAAGCACTCAAAGGTTCTTTTCCTTTTCGTCCTTTAATCTGTCTTCTTTAATCTTCCTCCAAGCAACGCCATCACCAAGATCACAGCAGCCAAGGCATATGCCACATAGGCGACATTGCTATGATCCGCCATATTCTTCACACCAATTCCAATGAATGCCCATACAAACACAAGTGGGTAGACCGAGTCATCCTGAGAAATCCGGAACCAGACAGCTAACATTGTTGCTACCACCAGCATGATGATGGTCCATGTTACATCTGAAAGGCCAAATCCGTCCCAGCCTTTTTCCACCAACACATAACTGATATTAGCGATAGTGGCAACGCTAATCCAGCCAAGGTAAATGGAGAAGGTCGCAAAGTCCAGTTTGCCAGGGTTTGATTCTCGCATTTTTACATAAAGCGCAATGAGTGTCAGCAACAAACTGACCATGACCACGACCGTCGTCACCCAGAAACCGTAATGCCACAACACCACCCATGAACTATTTAAAAGACAGCTTAGAACAAATAGTCCACTTGTATGGACATAGATAGGCAGGTCTCTACGTGACTTAGAGAACTGGCGGATGACCCAGATTCCAAGCAATAGATATATCAGGCTCCAAATCGAAAATACATAACCAGCTGGTTGAAAAATTACGGTGATTCGGTTTGCGATATCGCCTGTCGTCAGACCGTTCAGCGGCAAGGCGTTGGCAAGATAATTCACAATTAAGACCAGTATAAATGCAGCGATATTTATCAACAGCCCCCACATAAAAATCAGCTCCTTTCTACCTTACTATTACTATTCCTTTCAGCAGAAGGACATAACCATCCGAGTGTGCGATAAGGAGAGAATAAGTAGAAGGTCACACGATAAACCAGCCATATTTTCACAACTTGTCTCATAAAATAGGAAGTGGATTTTCCTGAATGAGAGGAAGAGAGGGGACAATTATGGCTATGAATAAATTTTTTAAAGGGACACTACTCCTGGCAATCGCCGCCTTTTTGGGAGAGAGCATAGAATTCATCGTGAATATGGTACTTGCCAAGAACCTTGGGGAAGAAGGGATGGGGCTATATATGTCCGTCCTGCCTGTCATCTTTCTCGTAGTAGTCATCTCGAGCCTTGAGCTGCCGATTTCGATATCCAAATTTGTGGCGGCCAAGGAGGAGAAATACCATCAGAGTATGCTTCACCATGCCATGAAGCTGGCGATTGTTTTTACTATCATGGTGCTTATCGTGGCAGCGATTATCCTACCGTTCATCCCGGTATTTCAGCACTATCACCCACTTGTAAAATGGTTGATTCTCATTATGATTCCGGTCATCTCTTTTTCCTCCATTGCCAGGGGCTATTTTATGGGATTGCAGCATATGGGGAAAATTGCGATCTCGAACTTTTTAAGGAAAGTCGTTCAGTTGGGCCTGCTTGTCCTGGTTTATCATTTCTTTCATTTTTCTTTAGAGGTGTCCATACTCATAGCGCTCTGTACATTGGTAGCGACAGAGTTGATTGTCTGTCTTTATCTTCTCTATATGTACAGGCTTCAATATATCGAACTGAAAACGAAAGCCTTTGCGCGCATGGATGGAAGAACAGTAAGGAAAAATCTCTTGGAGGTGTCGATTCCGACCACAGGAATGCGTTTATTCCATGCTGTGACAAATGCCATTCAGCCCTTTCTCATCAAGATAGCACTTGTGAAGGCAGGACTCAGTCACACGATTGCGCTTGAAGAGTTTGGCCTGCTTGCGGGAGTGGCACTTACCATCGGATTTTTCCCTGGGTTCATCGCTCATTCTCTTTTGATTGTGCTCATACCAACAGTTTCTGAGGCACATGCCAATCATGATTTTGCTAAAATGCAGAAGCTGTTAAAACAAGTGATGATCATCACCTTCCTCTACGGTATACCAGTGGTCATGGTGTTCTATCACTTTGCAATCCCATTAAC is part of the Sutcliffiella sp. FSL R7-0096 genome and harbors:
- a CDS encoding arylamine N-acetyltransferase, whose translation is MSAKDKFLHYLGVKKKEPNLTYLNELIAAHQKIVRWETWTKFLDFEEREEKDLYLPSIEEYVDRIIQTGTGGTCWTLAIGFHYLLKELGFKVDYLYMTPGHLCLQVELDQPYYVDVGYCAPFFQAFPLHTSFVVSTEMEIFSYQVNGDEALVERNPGPTKSLGLKPVSFEDVKGALLDSHDWEKGFSFHSLRMFGYIDGVPYQLRENAIRRFKDQAYVEAELTDEQMRYWIEEKFGADYGVYERAKEIYRLRKGEGC
- a CDS encoding TspO/MBR family protein; amino-acid sequence: MWGLLINIAAFILVLIVNYLANALPLNGLTTGDIANRITVIFQPAGYVFSIWSLIYLLLGIWVIRQFSKSRRDLPIYVHTSGLFVLSCLLNSSWVVLWHYGFWVTTVVVMVSLLLTLIALYVKMRESNPGKLDFATFSIYLGWISVATIANISYVLVEKGWDGFGLSDVTWTIIMLVVATMLAVWFRISQDDSVYPLVFVWAFIGIGVKNMADHSNVAYVAYALAAVILVMALLGGRLKKTD
- a CDS encoding polysaccharide biosynthesis protein, whose product is MNKFFKGTLLLAIAAFLGESIEFIVNMVLAKNLGEEGMGLYMSVLPVIFLVVVISSLELPISISKFVAAKEEKYHQSMLHHAMKLAIVFTIMVLIVAAIILPFIPVFQHYHPLVKWLILIMIPVISFSSIARGYFMGLQHMGKIAISNFLRKVVQLGLLVLVYHFFHFSLEVSILIALCTLVATELIVCLYLLYMYRLQYIELKTKAFARMDGRTVRKNLLEVSIPTTGMRLFHAVTNAIQPFLIKIALVKAGLSHTIALEEFGLLAGVALTIGFFPGFIAHSLLIVLIPTVSEAHANHDFAKMQKLLKQVMIITFLYGIPVVMVFYHFAIPLTNIFFENSHAASYVQLLWPFFLFHLFVSPLQAYLIGLGLIKDAFLHSIWSTCISFLLMFFLGSLPHLQMNGVILGMNTGMVLLTLMHYLTVCNKIKVTLWLKKTGSQAA